From one Phorcysia thermohydrogeniphila genomic stretch:
- the ftsZ gene encoding cell division protein FtsZ: MFDIADDIFQGPVIKVIGVGGGGGNAVARMYEKGIEGVEFIAINTDAQVLTKLPVPIKVQIGEKLTKGLGAGGKPEIGEQAALEDEPKIREVLENSDMVFITAGMGGGTGTGAAPIVAKIAKDMGILTVGVVTRPFDFEGRKRHEFAEAGIRRLKEFVDTLMVVPNQKLLTVAPKDMSILNAFKLADNVLYQAVRGITEVITKPGLINLDFADVKTVMHSGGYALIGIGEASGEDRALTAARKAIDNPLLENVQVEGASRILVNITGGPDLTLDEAYAAAGLIKERAKRDDTNFFFGVNVSEELEGSIEVTVIATGFDEKGRPLTGFSRQPSFTDAPFQTRETVETLNIDIEKLLEQLKEEE, encoded by the coding sequence AGTTGAGTTTATAGCTATTAATACAGACGCTCAGGTCCTTACAAAGCTTCCCGTTCCTATAAAGGTTCAGATAGGAGAAAAGTTAACTAAGGGACTTGGAGCCGGTGGAAAGCCAGAAATTGGAGAACAGGCGGCTCTGGAAGATGAGCCGAAGATAAGGGAGGTTCTTGAGAACTCCGATATGGTTTTCATAACTGCCGGAATGGGGGGCGGGACTGGAACTGGTGCTGCTCCAATTGTTGCAAAGATAGCTAAGGATATGGGAATCCTTACCGTTGGCGTTGTAACAAGGCCCTTTGACTTTGAAGGGAGAAAGAGGCACGAGTTTGCAGAAGCCGGCATAAGGAGGCTAAAGGAGTTCGTTGACACTTTAATGGTTGTTCCAAATCAGAAACTCCTAACTGTAGCTCCAAAGGACATGAGCATCCTTAACGCCTTTAAGCTTGCAGATAACGTTCTCTATCAGGCGGTAAGGGGAATTACGGAAGTAATCACAAAGCCGGGACTTATTAACCTTGACTTTGCTGACGTTAAGACCGTTATGCACAGCGGCGGTTACGCCCTCATCGGTATAGGAGAGGCAAGCGGAGAGGATAGAGCTCTAACGGCGGCCAGAAAGGCCATTGACAACCCTCTCTTAGAAAACGTTCAAGTTGAAGGTGCAAGCAGGATACTTGTCAACATTACTGGAGGGCCCGACCTTACCCTTGACGAGGCTTACGCTGCTGCCGGCCTTATAAAGGAAAGGGCAAAGAGGGACGATACAAACTTCTTCTTTGGCGTAAACGTTAGCGAGGAGCTTGAAGGCTCTATTGAGGTTACAGTAATTGCTACCGGCTTTGATGAAAAAGGAAGACCACTTACGGGCTTTTCAAGGCAACCTTCCTTTACAGATGCTCCCTTCCAGACAAGGGAAACTGTTGAGACCCTCAACATAGACATAGAAAAGCTCCTTGAACAGCTTAAGGAGGAAGAGTAA
- the mqnE gene encoding aminofutalosine synthase MqnE yields the protein MELALNELLEWKLVEDKSLIPIAEKVLSGERLSFEDGVKLFETGDILTLGRLADYVNKKKNGNLVYFVVNRHVNLTNICVGSCKFCAFRKRKGEDGAYALSVEEVLRKIEEFEGVSEIHIVSGLHPDWDYSYYVNLIKEIKENFPHVHVQAFTAEEVDYLCRISGKSVEEVLMDLIEAGLGSLPGGGAEIFNEKLREKLCPEKLSAERYLEIHKTAHRLGLKTNASILYGHVETYSDRVDHLLRLRELQDETGGFQAFISFAYHPLNTELGGNFTTGFDDLKMLAVARLLLDNFRHIRAFWIMLGEKLAQVSLHFGVNDLDGTVVEESITRSAGAKEGSFMPKERLIRLIKESGKIPVERDTVYNVLRVY from the coding sequence ATGGAACTAGCGCTAAATGAGCTCTTGGAGTGGAAACTTGTAGAGGATAAAAGCCTTATACCTATTGCCGAAAAGGTTCTTTCTGGTGAAAGGCTTTCCTTTGAGGACGGCGTTAAACTATTTGAAACTGGGGATATACTAACCTTAGGAAGGCTTGCAGACTACGTAAATAAAAAGAAAAACGGCAATTTAGTTTACTTTGTAGTTAACAGGCACGTAAACCTTACAAATATCTGTGTTGGCTCGTGCAAGTTCTGTGCCTTCAGGAAAAGGAAAGGAGAGGATGGAGCGTACGCCCTAAGTGTTGAGGAGGTTCTTAGGAAAATAGAGGAGTTTGAAGGAGTTTCAGAAATTCACATAGTTAGTGGACTTCATCCTGACTGGGACTACAGCTACTACGTGAACCTCATTAAGGAAATCAAGGAAAACTTTCCCCACGTTCACGTTCAAGCCTTTACAGCGGAAGAAGTTGACTACCTGTGCAGGATTTCCGGCAAATCTGTGGAAGAAGTTCTCATGGACTTAATAGAGGCCGGTCTTGGCTCTCTTCCCGGTGGTGGGGCAGAAATCTTTAACGAGAAGCTTAGAGAAAAGCTCTGCCCTGAAAAACTTTCTGCAGAGAGGTACCTTGAAATTCACAAAACTGCCCACAGGCTTGGTCTTAAGACAAACGCCTCTATCCTCTACGGCCACGTGGAGACTTATTCAGATAGGGTTGATCACCTTTTAAGGCTCAGAGAACTTCAGGACGAAACAGGAGGCTTTCAGGCCTTTATCTCCTTTGCCTACCATCCTTTAAATACTGAGCTTGGAGGGAACTTTACAACGGGCTTTGACGACTTAAAGATGCTTGCCGTTGCAAGGCTTCTCCTTGATAACTTCCGCCATATAAGGGCCTTCTGGATAATGCTTGGTGAAAAGCTTGCCCAAGTTTCTCTTCACTTTGGGGTTAACGACCTTGACGGGACTGTCGTTGAGGAGTCCATAACCCGCTCTGCCGGCGCTAAAGAGGGCTCCTTTATGCCAAAGGAAAGGCTTATAAGGCTCATAAAGGAGTCGGGTAAAATTCCGGTAGAGAGGGACACTGTCTACAACGTTCTGAGGGTCTACTGA
- the mqnE gene encoding aminofutalosine synthase MqnE, protein MEELILSLVKDRKLLSIAEKVLSGERLSFEEGLTLFESSELPVLGLLANYVAEKKNGKFAYFNVNVHITPTNICVGTCKFCAFRKKKGESGAYELTVKEVIEKLKRYSEEVSGLTEVHIVGGLHPDWSYEQFIGIVRTVKEEFPELHIKAYTAEEIKYIAKKGNKSIADTLIDLIEAGLGSLPGGGGEIFSESVRKEICPDKITGDEYLEIHKTAHRLGLKTNATMLFGHVESYVDRVDHLLRLREAQDETGGFQTFIPLAFHPLNTEIPGATYTTGVDELKTIAVSRLILDNFPHIKAYWVMLGEKIAQVALQFGADDIDGTVREEDITQAAGAKAGEFLPKSRLIKLIKEAGKVPVERDTLYNVLKIYS, encoded by the coding sequence ATGGAGGAGCTGATACTTTCTCTGGTAAAGGACAGAAAGCTCTTAAGTATCGCGGAAAAGGTTCTCTCGGGAGAGAGGCTTTCATTTGAGGAGGGGCTTACCCTTTTTGAATCTTCGGAGCTCCCCGTTCTTGGACTTTTAGCAAACTACGTAGCAGAGAAGAAGAACGGTAAATTCGCCTACTTTAACGTTAACGTCCATATAACACCTACGAACATATGCGTAGGAACGTGTAAGTTCTGCGCCTTTAGGAAGAAAAAAGGTGAAAGTGGCGCTTACGAGCTTACCGTTAAAGAAGTTATTGAAAAACTAAAAAGGTACAGTGAAGAGGTTTCAGGCTTAACAGAGGTTCACATAGTTGGAGGGCTTCACCCTGACTGGAGCTACGAGCAGTTCATTGGGATTGTTAGGACTGTGAAGGAAGAGTTTCCGGAGCTCCACATCAAAGCTTACACTGCAGAGGAGATTAAGTATATAGCCAAAAAGGGAAACAAAAGTATCGCTGACACTCTTATAGACTTGATAGAGGCAGGTTTGGGGTCACTTCCGGGGGGTGGTGGAGAGATTTTCTCTGAAAGCGTGAGAAAGGAGATATGTCCCGACAAGATAACTGGTGATGAGTACCTTGAGATTCATAAAACAGCTCACAGGTTGGGGCTCAAGACAAACGCAACAATGCTCTTTGGCCATGTAGAGTCCTACGTTGACAGAGTAGACCACCTCTTAAGGCTGAGGGAAGCTCAGGACGAGACGGGAGGTTTCCAGACCTTCATTCCTCTTGCCTTCCACCCTCTAAATACGGAAATACCGGGGGCAACCTATACTACGGGAGTTGATGAGCTTAAGACTATTGCTGTTTCCCGTCTAATTCTTGACAACTTCCCTCACATAAAGGCCTACTGGGTAATGCTTGGAGAAAAAATCGCTCAGGTTGCCCTTCAGTTTGGAGCTGACGACATTGATGGGACTGTGAGGGAGGAAGATATAACTCAGGCGGCTGGCGCTAAGGCTGGAGAGTTCTTACCAAAGAGCAGGCTCATAAAGCTTATAAAGGAGGCTGGCAAAGTACCTGTAGAGAGGGATACCCTTTACAACGTTCTCAAGATTTACTCCTAA
- a CDS encoding NAD-dependent epimerase/dehydratase family protein translates to MGLSEGKEKRGAISKILITGASGFIASHLIKALPQENLILLSRSEKLKTKYPKATFVQFSEEKIGELVVDSKPDVIVNLIGILVEKGNNTYEKVHFELTKRLVEAAKRVNLRKFIHISALGVRPNSRSRYHQSKWKAEEFIRSSGVPYAIFRPSIVLGEEQKLYEDLRFFSRFTPIIPAPKMKVQPVSVEKVVDSVRKAIYGDVTGTFELCGEKVMSMKELFELVLSELGIKRLVVEVPKVFFLPAALVGIGLTFDQYLMMEDNICR, encoded by the coding sequence ATGGGGTTAAGTGAGGGAAAAGAAAAAAGAGGGGCTATAAGTAAAATCCTGATAACTGGGGCATCGGGTTTTATAGCTTCTCACCTTATAAAGGCATTACCACAGGAAAACCTTATACTCCTTTCAAGGAGTGAAAAGCTAAAAACAAAATACCCGAAGGCAACTTTTGTTCAGTTCTCTGAAGAAAAAATTGGAGAGTTGGTTGTTGATTCTAAGCCAGACGTAATTGTTAACTTAATCGGAATTCTTGTGGAAAAAGGAAACAATACCTACGAAAAAGTTCACTTTGAGCTTACAAAACGGCTTGTTGAAGCTGCAAAGAGAGTAAACCTTAGAAAGTTTATCCATATATCTGCTTTAGGTGTTAGACCTAACAGTAGAAGTAGATACCATCAAAGTAAGTGGAAAGCAGAGGAGTTCATTAGGAGCTCCGGCGTTCCTTACGCTATCTTTCGGCCCTCTATCGTTTTGGGGGAGGAACAGAAGCTCTATGAGGATTTGCGTTTCTTTTCTCGCTTTACTCCTATAATTCCTGCCCCTAAGATGAAAGTTCAGCCGGTTAGCGTGGAGAAGGTGGTGGATTCAGTAAGGAAGGCTATTTACGGGGACGTTACGGGAACTTTTGAACTTTGCGGTGAGAAGGTTATGTCCATGAAAGAACTCTTTGAACTTGTTCTTTCAGAACTCGGGATTAAAAGGCTTGTTGTAGAAGTTCCAAAGGTATTCTTCTTGCCCGCTGCCCTTGTTGGTATTGGCCTTACTTTTGACCAGTACTTAATGATGGAGGATAACATTTGCCGATAA
- the ppsA gene encoding phosphoenolpyruvate synthase, whose translation MEREKLVVWLDEVGIEDVPLVGGKNASLGEMIKALSPKGVHIPEGFVVTSAAYRYFLEYNNLEEKIKEILKGLNVNDVNDLQRRGEKIRELIRSGDFPEDLEKMIETYYRELSKKFGLETVDVAVRSSATAEDLPDASFAGQQDTFLNVRGVDSLLNAVKKCFASLFTDRAISYRETFGFDHFQVALSVGIQKMVRSDLAAAGVGFSIDTESGFRDVVLITGSYGLGEMVVRGAVVPDEWVVFKPTLAKGYKAIIEKRLGDKQLKMIYGDSEKKPVKVVSVPLKDRDRFCLTDEEVLTLANWIVEIEKYYSEKNGRWTPMDVEWAKDGTTGKLYIVQARPETVHSQKDFNKITVYRITEPPEERQRKLLVSGIAVGRKVAEGKVKILMSLEEAERFEEGDILVTDMTDPDWEPIMKKASAIVTNRGGRTCHAAIVARELGVPAIVGAGNATEVLKEGQSVTVSCAEGSTGYVYDGKVSYEVEEVDLAELPMPKTPIMFNIATPEGAFDLSFLPNAGVGLAREEFIINNYIGIHPNALIRFEEIKELDPELAEEIERRTKGYEDKKQFYIDRLSYGIARIAAAFYPKPVVVRFSDFKSNEYANLLGGKYFEPKEENPMLGWRGAARYYSDNFKEAFGLECLAIRKVREEMGLDNVIVMIPFCRTPEEGRRVLEVMKEYGLERGKNGLQVYVMCELPSNVILADQFAEIFDGFSIGSNDLTQLTLGVDRDSGLVAHIYDERNEAVKRMVSMAIDAAKRHGRKVGICGQAPSDHPDFAQFLVEKGIDTISINPDSILEVIRALYEIERKLGIYEEETVY comes from the coding sequence ATGGAAAGGGAAAAGCTTGTCGTCTGGCTTGATGAAGTTGGCATTGAGGACGTTCCTCTTGTAGGCGGTAAAAATGCTTCCTTAGGGGAGATGATAAAGGCTCTTTCCCCTAAGGGGGTGCATATACCGGAAGGTTTTGTCGTTACTTCCGCCGCTTATCGGTACTTCTTGGAATACAACAACCTTGAAGAAAAGATAAAGGAGATTTTAAAAGGACTCAACGTAAATGACGTTAACGACCTTCAAAGGAGAGGAGAAAAAATTAGAGAGCTTATAAGGAGCGGTGACTTCCCCGAGGATTTAGAGAAGATGATTGAAACTTACTATAGGGAGCTCTCTAAGAAGTTTGGCCTTGAGACCGTTGACGTTGCCGTAAGGTCATCGGCAACTGCAGAGGACCTGCCAGATGCTTCTTTTGCCGGCCAGCAAGATACATTCCTTAACGTAAGGGGTGTTGATAGCCTGCTTAATGCAGTTAAGAAGTGCTTTGCTTCTCTCTTTACCGATAGAGCAATCTCCTACAGGGAGACTTTTGGATTTGACCACTTTCAGGTCGCCCTGTCCGTTGGAATTCAGAAAATGGTCAGGTCTGACCTTGCAGCTGCTGGGGTAGGTTTCTCAATAGACACAGAGAGCGGTTTCAGGGATGTGGTCTTGATTACCGGCTCTTACGGGCTTGGAGAAATGGTGGTAAGGGGAGCTGTCGTTCCCGACGAGTGGGTCGTTTTTAAGCCTACCCTTGCCAAGGGCTATAAAGCGATAATTGAGAAGAGGCTTGGAGATAAGCAGTTAAAGATGATTTACGGCGATAGTGAGAAGAAGCCGGTAAAGGTAGTTTCTGTTCCCCTCAAGGATAGGGATAGGTTCTGTCTTACCGACGAAGAGGTTCTAACCCTTGCCAACTGGATAGTTGAGATAGAGAAGTACTACTCTGAGAAGAACGGTCGCTGGACTCCTATGGACGTTGAGTGGGCGAAGGATGGAACCACAGGTAAACTCTACATCGTTCAGGCGCGTCCTGAGACCGTTCACTCCCAGAAAGACTTTAACAAGATAACCGTTTACAGGATTACAGAACCTCCAGAGGAGAGACAGAGGAAACTTCTTGTTTCTGGAATAGCCGTTGGAAGGAAGGTTGCTGAAGGTAAGGTGAAAATCCTGATGTCCTTAGAAGAAGCTGAGAGGTTTGAGGAGGGAGATATCCTTGTAACCGACATGACCGACCCAGACTGGGAACCTATAATGAAAAAGGCCTCTGCGATAGTTACAAATAGAGGAGGAAGAACCTGCCACGCAGCAATTGTAGCAAGGGAGCTTGGAGTTCCTGCCATAGTTGGAGCTGGCAACGCTACAGAAGTATTGAAGGAAGGACAGAGCGTAACTGTATCCTGTGCTGAGGGTAGTACGGGCTACGTTTATGACGGAAAGGTGTCCTACGAGGTTGAGGAGGTAGACCTTGCAGAGCTCCCCATGCCCAAAACCCCAATCATGTTCAACATTGCAACTCCCGAAGGAGCTTTTGACCTTTCCTTCTTACCCAATGCCGGCGTAGGTCTTGCAAGGGAGGAGTTTATCATAAACAACTACATAGGAATCCACCCGAACGCCCTGATAAGGTTTGAGGAGATAAAGGAGTTAGACCCAGAGCTTGCTGAGGAGATAGAGAGGAGAACGAAAGGCTACGAGGATAAGAAGCAGTTCTACATTGATAGGCTTTCCTACGGAATAGCGAGGATTGCTGCAGCTTTCTATCCAAAGCCTGTAGTCGTTAGGTTTTCCGACTTTAAGTCCAACGAGTACGCAAACCTCCTTGGTGGTAAGTACTTTGAGCCTAAGGAAGAGAATCCAATGCTCGGCTGGAGGGGAGCTGCCCGTTACTACTCGGATAACTTTAAGGAGGCCTTTGGCCTTGAATGTCTTGCCATAAGGAAAGTAAGGGAGGAGATGGGACTTGACAACGTGATTGTGATGATACCTTTCTGTCGTACTCCCGAAGAGGGAAGGAGAGTTCTTGAAGTTATGAAGGAGTACGGTCTTGAGAGAGGAAAGAACGGCCTTCAGGTCTACGTCATGTGTGAGCTCCCGTCTAACGTGATTCTTGCCGACCAGTTTGCAGAAATCTTTGACGGTTTCTCCATAGGTTCTAACGACCTTACTCAGCTAACCCTTGGAGTTGATAGGGACTCAGGCCTTGTTGCCCACATCTACGATGAGAGGAACGAGGCCGTTAAGAGAATGGTTTCTATGGCAATAGATGCTGCTAAAAGGCACGGAAGGAAGGTTGGTATATGTGGTCAAGCCCCTTCAGACCATCCAGACTTTGCCCAGTTCTTGGTGGAGAAAGGAATAGACACAATTTCCATAAACCCCGACTCTATCCTTGAGGTGATAAGAGCTCTCTATGAGATTGAGAGGAAACTTGGAATTTACGAAGAAGAAACTGTATACTAA
- a CDS encoding glucose-6-phosphate isomerase, which yields MGVGVSFDFAGYTKEHIEEVVEKEELPLLINPKDMPFIRFVGEEELLEIERTAEKLREYFSTLVVVGMGGSSLGSMALHDALCYKAKRELLFLDNVDPLLISRTLKKLDLGKTLFVFVSKSGRTLETVAILNVVLEKLRNEVPNFEKHLLFIGDLGKSFERLASRVGSPFLPVPEEVGGRFSVFTSVALFPAAFVGYDIRTFIGGAQRAVKEAEVGLKLGACKFLHYLEGRINSVLVPYSNYLREFTEWYAQLWGESLGKDGKGQTPVKAIGTPSRHSVFQLFMDGPDDKVYQFFLIKRYPEDLVLPRKTEILPFLAGKRLSEVMEAEFKGALRALRERGRPLIVFEIPELSEFELGYLFMTYMIATVGMARLMKVNPYGQPAVEIGKKFALEELRKGE from the coding sequence ATGGGCGTAGGCGTCTCTTTTGATTTTGCTGGGTACACCAAGGAACATATTGAGGAAGTGGTAGAGAAGGAAGAGCTTCCTCTACTTATAAATCCGAAGGATATGCCTTTTATACGCTTTGTAGGGGAAGAGGAGCTCTTAGAAATAGAGAGAACGGCTGAGAAATTGAGGGAGTATTTCTCAACCCTTGTAGTTGTTGGAATGGGAGGGTCTTCACTTGGAAGTATGGCCCTTCATGATGCTTTATGTTATAAGGCGAAAAGGGAGCTCCTCTTCCTTGATAACGTTGACCCTTTACTGATTTCAAGAACCTTGAAAAAGTTAGATCTTGGAAAGACGCTCTTTGTCTTTGTTAGTAAGTCTGGAAGAACCCTTGAAACTGTAGCTATACTAAATGTCGTCTTGGAAAAGTTAAGGAATGAAGTTCCCAACTTTGAAAAACACTTGCTCTTCATTGGGGATTTAGGTAAGAGCTTTGAAAGGCTTGCAAGTAGAGTTGGTTCTCCTTTTCTTCCCGTTCCAGAGGAGGTAGGAGGCCGTTTTTCTGTCTTTACCTCTGTGGCACTTTTTCCGGCAGCTTTTGTAGGATACGATATTAGAACTTTTATAGGGGGAGCTCAAAGAGCTGTAAAAGAGGCAGAAGTAGGTCTAAAGCTGGGAGCGTGTAAATTTCTCCACTACCTTGAAGGTAGGATAAACTCTGTTCTGGTACCTTATTCAAATTATCTGAGGGAATTTACAGAATGGTACGCTCAACTGTGGGGAGAATCCTTAGGTAAGGATGGGAAAGGACAAACTCCTGTGAAGGCTATAGGGACACCTTCTCGTCATAGCGTTTTTCAGCTCTTTATGGATGGTCCAGACGATAAGGTCTATCAGTTCTTTCTAATAAAGAGGTATCCGGAAGATCTTGTACTTCCGAGAAAGACAGAGATTCTACCGTTCTTGGCGGGTAAAAGGCTCTCTGAGGTAATGGAAGCAGAGTTTAAGGGAGCTCTTCGTGCTTTAAGGGAAAGAGGAAGACCATTGATAGTTTTTGAAATTCCTGAGCTCTCAGAGTTTGAGCTTGGTTACCTGTTTATGACCTACATGATTGCCACCGTTGGGATGGCAAGGCTAATGAAGGTGAATCCATACGGTCAGCCGGCCGTTGAAATCGGTAAGAAGTTTGCCTTAGAGGAACTAAGGAAGGGTGAGTAA
- the galT gene encoding galactose-1-phosphate uridylyltransferase, whose translation MSKGRSEIRYNYLLDTWVIVAPERQNRPHDFSQSSQSENVDPSRCPFEPKALSQEVFALREEGAKPDEWRVKVIPNKYPVLRKETLPLEKGEDFYSAIEGFGVHEVVIDTPDHFKRVSDFSIGELKDLLSVYRERMRELYSDRRVKYVLVFKNYKREAGASIFHPHSQMIALPLVPTAIRKVIEQSRKYYLKVGRCYLCDELSFELKERKRVVYENTSFAVYCPFYSLFPFELRVMPKFHSCDFSKLNDEHLEGLADALLKALKKLYRALDDPPYNLYIHSSPPLFPQSELFFHWYIEIVPRLTVQGGLELGSGFYVNPVPPERAATTLSEVKL comes from the coding sequence GTGAGTAAAGGTAGGTCGGAGATAAGGTATAACTACCTCCTTGATACTTGGGTAATTGTAGCTCCAGAGAGACAGAACCGTCCCCACGACTTTTCTCAGAGCTCTCAGTCTGAAAACGTAGACCCATCAAGGTGCCCTTTTGAGCCTAAGGCCCTTTCTCAGGAGGTATTTGCCCTTAGGGAGGAGGGGGCTAAACCGGATGAGTGGAGAGTTAAAGTAATTCCGAATAAGTATCCTGTCCTTAGAAAGGAGACTTTACCCCTTGAGAAAGGGGAAGACTTTTATTCGGCCATTGAAGGCTTTGGAGTTCACGAGGTTGTTATAGATACTCCCGACCACTTTAAGCGTGTAAGCGATTTTTCTATAGGAGAACTGAAAGACCTTCTCTCTGTTTACAGAGAGAGGATGAGGGAGCTCTATTCGGATAGGAGGGTCAAGTACGTTCTCGTCTTTAAGAATTACAAGAGGGAGGCCGGAGCGAGTATCTTTCATCCCCACTCGCAAATGATTGCTTTACCTCTTGTGCCGACGGCTATAAGGAAGGTTATTGAGCAGAGCAGGAAGTACTATCTGAAAGTTGGAAGGTGTTACCTGTGTGATGAGTTAAGTTTTGAGCTTAAGGAAAGGAAGAGGGTAGTTTACGAGAATACCTCCTTTGCCGTTTACTGTCCCTTTTACTCTCTTTTTCCCTTTGAGCTGAGGGTAATGCCAAAGTTTCACTCTTGCGATTTTTCTAAGCTTAACGATGAACACCTTGAAGGGCTTGCCGATGCTCTTTTAAAAGCCTTAAAAAAACTTTACAGGGCTCTTGATGACCCTCCCTACAACCTCTACATCCATTCCTCTCCTCCTCTCTTTCCCCAGTCGGAACTCTTTTTCCACTGGTATATAGAAATAGTTCCGAGGCTAACGGTTCAGGGGGGACTGGAGCTTGGCAGTGGTTTTTACGTGAACCCCGTACCTCCTGAAAGGGCTGCGACTACTCTCTCAGAGGTAAAGCTTTGA
- a CDS encoding ROK family protein has product MRLGFDIGGTFIKLFDGRRVEKVKTPRSVEGIVSIIAKKVQKARAGRVGVAVAGLVDIREGVVTESPNLSFLNGTPLKFLLEKELHVPVLTVNDATAAAYAEYFRGAGRGSSLLVCLTIGTGLGGGAVLKGELLLGTSGAAMEVGHTVVEKDGWPCRCGRRGCLEAYVSSYGLEKLYLSKSGRKLPSHEVIQRALLGEPEAKQAVGKMVEYLSVGVMNLVHIFNPDVVVLAGGIPSNYPEIVDMTERLVREKAFPLTLKELTIKLAELGEFSGAIGAWMLSDNLPDSNSRSDRNV; this is encoded by the coding sequence TTGAGGCTTGGCTTTGATATCGGAGGAACTTTTATAAAACTTTTTGACGGTAGGAGAGTAGAGAAGGTAAAGACTCCAAGGAGTGTTGAAGGAATAGTCAGCATAATAGCTAAAAAGGTGCAGAAGGCTCGTGCTGGTAGAGTTGGAGTGGCCGTTGCTGGATTGGTAGATATCCGTGAAGGTGTCGTAACGGAGTCTCCGAACCTGTCCTTTCTAAACGGTACTCCCTTGAAGTTCCTCCTTGAAAAGGAGCTCCACGTTCCCGTCCTCACCGTTAACGACGCTACTGCCGCTGCCTACGCAGAGTACTTCCGTGGAGCCGGAAGGGGGAGCTCACTTCTTGTTTGTTTAACGATTGGAACGGGTCTTGGAGGTGGTGCTGTTTTAAAGGGGGAGCTCCTTCTGGGCACTTCAGGGGCTGCAATGGAGGTTGGCCACACGGTTGTAGAGAAGGATGGCTGGCCGTGTCGCTGTGGTAGGCGAGGCTGTCTTGAAGCTTACGTTTCTTCCTACGGCCTTGAAAAGCTCTATCTCTCTAAATCTGGAAGAAAACTACCCTCCCATGAGGTAATCCAGCGGGCGTTACTTGGAGAGCCTGAGGCAAAACAGGCCGTTGGGAAGATGGTAGAGTACCTCTCTGTTGGAGTTATGAACTTAGTTCACATTTTTAACCCGGACGTTGTTGTCCTTGCTGGGGGTATTCCCTCAAACTACCCTGAGATTGTGGATATGACGGAAAGGCTTGTAAGGGAAAAGGCTTTTCCTCTTACATTAAAAGAACTTACCATTAAGCTGGCAGAGCTTGGAGAGTTTAGCGGAGCTATAGGAGCTTGGATGTTATCTGACAACCTCCCAGACAGCAATTCCCGTAGCGACAGAAACGTTTAG
- the rlmB gene encoding 23S rRNA (guanosine(2251)-2'-O)-methyltransferase RlmB gives MVIWGRNAVEEAVKSRKAIEKVYLQYGKFFEPEFLELLEKRNIRFQWTKKKQLEKLTGTTKHQGIVAILSPISYLSDEELFKLTVKKKSFFVVLDGITEPQNLGTVARTVESFGGTGLLLPTKGSAPINEVAVKASSGAILHLKVSRVPDLTASLIKFRSLGGKIYAVETGGKDIRKVAFKKPLALILGSEGRGISGKLLELSDEIATIPLSGKTPSLNVSVATGIAVWEVVR, from the coding sequence TTGGTAATCTGGGGCAGAAACGCCGTTGAGGAGGCAGTAAAGTCGAGAAAGGCTATTGAGAAGGTTTACCTTCAGTACGGGAAGTTTTTTGAGCCTGAGTTTTTGGAGCTCCTTGAAAAAAGGAACATCAGGTTTCAGTGGACAAAGAAAAAACAGCTTGAAAAGCTAACAGGAACTACAAAACACCAAGGGATAGTAGCAATCCTCTCACCTATTAGCTACCTTAGCGATGAAGAGCTGTTTAAGCTCACAGTAAAGAAGAAATCTTTCTTTGTAGTCTTAGACGGAATTACAGAGCCCCAAAACCTTGGAACGGTAGCGAGAACTGTAGAATCCTTTGGAGGGACAGGTCTTCTCCTGCCAACAAAAGGCTCAGCTCCCATCAACGAGGTAGCAGTAAAGGCCTCCTCCGGCGCGATACTACACCTTAAGGTGTCAAGAGTTCCCGACCTAACGGCTTCGCTAATTAAGTTCAGGTCCTTAGGAGGAAAGATTTACGCCGTTGAAACAGGTGGAAAGGACATAAGGAAGGTAGCATTTAAAAAACCCTTAGCCCTCATCCTTGGGTCAGAAGGTAGGGGAATTAGCGGGAAGCTCTTAGAACTTTCTGACGAAATAGCAACAATACCCCTTTCTGGGAAAACTCCTTCACTAAACGTTTCTGTCGCTACGGGAATTGCTGTCTGGGAGGTTGTCAGATAA